In Flavobacterium gelatinilyticum, a genomic segment contains:
- a CDS encoding DUF4139 domain-containing protein translates to MNKKAILFIVFFICAFANAQKPIFTTAKVKAATVYFNAAEISQTASITMPAGTSEIVIKNVASNLNESSVQIGAPANVTVLSVQFTNNYISEYETDSKSPLIKRVNDSIVLVQKEIQKVTNTINSENKTMQLLDKNQQISGANSGLNVAELIKMVDYYKSKQIEIANNINALTDKQKKLNETLQKLNNKLEVDTNKEERTSSGKLIVQVMNSAAGLVPLEVSYLTQSASWTPFYDLRTESVNEPINMVYKAQVIQNTGVDWKKVKLTLSSGYPNQNNQAPILSSWFLRNNANYGYNQRAAMNQLQSAYGTMKSKKSSNEMEVAAPVMAESTISDFTTVAENQLNIAFDIDIPYDILSNGKIHSVSLKEIKLPATYKYYAVPKVESDAFLLAEIADYSKFNLLQGEANIIFEGMYVGKTFIEPNQTSDTLNLSMGRDKKVSIKREKAADKSGTKFLSSKKEQTFTYDITVRNNKKELVELLLKDQYPLTTNKDIEVELLQSDSAKVNSETGILTWQLKLKPNETKKIRISYRVKYPKDQVLNL, encoded by the coding sequence ATGAATAAAAAAGCAATTCTATTCATCGTATTTTTTATCTGCGCTTTTGCAAATGCACAAAAACCAATATTTACAACTGCAAAAGTAAAAGCCGCAACCGTATATTTTAACGCTGCAGAAATTTCCCAGACAGCCAGTATAACCATGCCGGCAGGTACAAGCGAAATTGTGATAAAAAATGTGGCGTCTAATTTAAATGAAAGCTCAGTTCAGATTGGCGCGCCGGCAAATGTGACGGTTCTTTCGGTTCAGTTTACGAATAATTATATTTCTGAATACGAAACAGATTCAAAATCGCCTTTAATCAAAAGAGTGAATGATAGTATTGTTTTGGTACAGAAAGAAATCCAAAAAGTAACCAATACCATTAATTCTGAAAACAAAACCATGCAATTGCTCGATAAAAATCAGCAGATTTCCGGAGCAAATTCAGGATTGAATGTAGCCGAATTGATAAAAATGGTGGATTATTACAAGAGCAAACAAATCGAAATTGCCAATAATATCAATGCATTAACCGATAAACAGAAAAAACTAAACGAAACACTCCAGAAATTAAATAATAAACTTGAAGTTGATACAAATAAAGAAGAACGAACTTCATCCGGAAAATTAATTGTTCAGGTTATGAATAGTGCCGCAGGTTTGGTTCCTTTAGAGGTTTCGTATTTAACACAAAGTGCATCATGGACGCCTTTTTACGATTTAAGGACCGAAAGCGTAAATGAACCAATCAATATGGTATACAAAGCGCAGGTCATTCAAAACACGGGAGTTGATTGGAAAAAAGTAAAACTGACTTTGTCCAGCGGTTATCCAAACCAAAACAATCAGGCACCGATATTAAGTTCTTGGTTTTTGAGAAACAATGCTAATTATGGCTATAACCAAAGAGCCGCAATGAACCAGTTACAAAGTGCTTATGGAACCATGAAGAGCAAGAAAAGTAGTAACGAGATGGAAGTTGCGGCGCCAGTTATGGCCGAATCTACAATTTCTGATTTTACAACTGTTGCAGAAAACCAGCTTAATATTGCTTTTGACATTGATATCCCGTATGATATTCTTTCTAATGGAAAAATACACAGTGTTTCATTAAAGGAAATTAAACTTCCGGCAACGTATAAATATTATGCCGTTCCAAAGGTAGAAAGTGATGCTTTCCTTCTTGCCGAAATTGCCGATTACAGCAAATTCAATTTATTACAAGGCGAAGCAAATATTATTTTTGAAGGTATGTATGTAGGGAAAACATTTATTGAACCAAATCAAACCAGCGATACTTTGAACTTAAGTATGGGACGCGATAAAAAGGTTTCTATCAAACGCGAAAAAGCAGCAGATAAATCCGGAACTAAGTTTTTATCTTCTAAAAAAGAACAGACTTTTACGTACGACATTACCGTTCGAAATAACAAAAAAGAATTGGTCGAACTTTTGCTGAAAGATCAATATCCGTTGACAACCAATAAAGATATTGAGGTTGAATTACTGCAAAGTGACAGCGCAAAAGTAAATTCAGAAACAGGAATTTTGACCTGGCAGTTAAAACTAAAGCCAAATGAAACCAAGAAAATCAGAATAAGTTACCGAGTAAAATATCCTAAAGATCAGGTTTTGAATTTATAA
- a CDS encoding murein L,D-transpeptidase catalytic domain-containing protein, with amino-acid sequence MKKKIFFLLFTAIPLICLSCENKKEKTIKTKTSKPIYSYEEKLKSEITEIRRFLGKSPKYNSDVALFLDMKMDSGKNRFFVYDLKHNKLLNKGLVGHGSGSETGIQGKLKFSNVKNSNCSSLGRYAVGGSYFGTFGKAYKLYGLDKTNSNAFDRNIVLHKYSEVPFDEQPYPICNSLGCPMVNDKFFGVLEKLIDKSKKKIILVMYY; translated from the coding sequence ATGAAAAAGAAAATCTTCTTTCTGCTGTTTACTGCGATTCCGCTTATCTGCTTAAGCTGCGAAAATAAAAAAGAGAAAACGATAAAAACTAAAACCTCAAAACCGATTTATTCCTATGAAGAGAAACTAAAAAGCGAAATCACTGAAATCAGGAGATTCTTGGGGAAATCTCCAAAATACAATTCAGATGTTGCGTTATTTTTAGATATGAAAATGGATTCTGGAAAAAATCGGTTTTTTGTTTATGATTTAAAACATAATAAGCTTTTAAACAAAGGCTTAGTCGGGCATGGTTCTGGATCCGAAACAGGAATTCAGGGAAAACTGAAATTTAGCAATGTCAAAAATTCAAATTGCAGTTCGTTGGGCAGATATGCTGTTGGAGGTTCTTATTTTGGAACATTTGGAAAAGCTTACAAATTATACGGACTGGACAAAACAAACAGTAATGCTTTTGACCGAAATATAGTCCTTCATAAATACTCCGAAGTTCCGTTTGACGAACAGCCTTATCCAATCTGCAACAGTCTTGGATGCCCTATGGTAAACGACAAATTTTTTGGTGTACTTGAAAAACTAATCGATAAATCTAAAAAGAAAATCATTTTGGTTATGTATTATTGA